The following are encoded together in the Parabacteroides chongii genome:
- a CDS encoding beta-N-acetylhexosaminidase — protein MTKDKLLLITFLVWLVTGCTNPAPVGINIIPQPEQQIPAKGYFTFNESTTIQIENQEQEPVARLLADLFTTSAGFNPIINANSSQTATITFSTNTALAEENYKLEITPSHISIEAADNRGFFYAVQSIRQLLPPAIENKTPAEGIQWNIPAVSLQDGPRFPYRGLLLDVSRCFIPKENVIKIIDYMSMLKLNKLHLHLVDDNGWRLEIKKYPRLTEVGAWRVEREKDFSQRKNAKAGEPTPVGGFYTQEDMKEIIAYAGTRQVEIIPEIEMPAHTNSALAAFPELACPVVKDPIRVIPGMGGHGAEIVYCAGNDKVFSFLQDVLDEVMALFPSRYINLGGDEASKRYWKICPLCQARMKAEGFTDIEELQGYFMGRVAGYVKSKGREVIGWDELTNSKIPDDAIILGWQGLGTAGYKAGQMGHRFIMTPARVLYLIRYQGPQWFEPRTYFGNNTLENVYKYEPVQPEWDPEVAKKLIGVQGCMWTEFCSSADDVEYLLFPRLAAVGEIAWSGKDRKDWPGFLKRLDILTQHYDYLGVNYARSMFNLDHLVTGSNDTLKVALTCIRPDMEVRYTTDGSEPQAASTLYQDSLIVTGDLTIKAATFMNGEQKGKTLTLPLHWNKATARPVTNGNEQSYRLTNGLRGSDKQSDFEWSGWYGKDASFTIDLGKTDSFDKVTIGCMTNYGMGAHLPKQIILSVSDNNQTFTRIAERSFTPEQIFREGIRIEDQLFDNLKASGRYLRVDLKNPGKCPEDHTRPGQGSWVYIDEVIIK, from the coding sequence ATGACAAAAGACAAACTCCTCCTTATCACCTTTCTCGTTTGGTTGGTTACAGGGTGTACAAACCCTGCTCCTGTCGGGATAAACATCATTCCCCAGCCCGAACAACAAATTCCTGCGAAAGGATATTTTACGTTTAATGAATCGACAACGATCCAAATCGAGAATCAGGAACAGGAACCTGTAGCCCGATTATTAGCTGATTTATTTACGACCTCTGCCGGATTCAACCCGATAATTAATGCCAATTCATCCCAAACCGCCACTATTACCTTTTCTACTAATACGGCACTCGCAGAGGAAAACTATAAACTGGAAATAACGCCTTCACATATATCCATAGAAGCAGCTGACAACCGCGGCTTTTTTTACGCCGTGCAATCGATCCGCCAGCTTCTTCCTCCGGCAATAGAAAACAAAACGCCGGCAGAAGGCATTCAATGGAACATACCGGCAGTAAGCCTGCAGGACGGTCCCCGCTTTCCTTACCGCGGCCTGTTATTGGATGTGTCCCGCTGTTTTATCCCGAAAGAGAATGTGATTAAAATCATCGATTATATGTCGATGTTGAAGTTGAACAAGCTTCATCTGCATCTGGTGGACGACAACGGATGGCGTCTGGAGATAAAGAAATATCCCCGCCTCACCGAAGTGGGAGCCTGGCGCGTAGAACGTGAAAAGGATTTCTCCCAACGCAAAAACGCAAAAGCCGGCGAACCTACACCCGTCGGCGGCTTCTACACACAGGAAGATATGAAAGAGATCATTGCCTATGCCGGCACACGACAGGTAGAGATCATCCCCGAAATAGAAATGCCCGCACATACCAATTCCGCCCTGGCTGCTTTCCCTGAACTGGCATGCCCGGTAGTGAAAGACCCGATCCGTGTAATCCCCGGAATGGGCGGACACGGTGCCGAAATCGTCTACTGTGCCGGCAACGACAAGGTTTTCTCCTTCCTGCAGGATGTGCTCGACGAAGTGATGGCTCTCTTTCCCTCCCGTTATATCAACCTGGGCGGCGACGAAGCATCCAAAAGATACTGGAAAATATGTCCGCTTTGCCAGGCCCGTATGAAAGCGGAGGGTTTTACCGACATCGAAGAGTTGCAGGGTTACTTCATGGGACGCGTGGCGGGTTACGTGAAAAGTAAAGGCCGTGAAGTGATCGGATGGGACGAACTGACCAACAGCAAAATACCCGACGACGCGATCATACTGGGCTGGCAGGGACTCGGCACAGCCGGTTACAAAGCCGGACAGATGGGACACCGTTTTATCATGACACCGGCCCGCGTCTTGTACCTGATCCGCTACCAGGGACCGCAATGGTTCGAACCGCGTACCTATTTCGGTAACAACACCCTGGAAAATGTCTACAAATACGAACCGGTACAACCTGAGTGGGACCCGGAAGTGGCTAAAAAACTGATCGGCGTACAGGGTTGTATGTGGACCGAATTTTGTTCCTCGGCTGATGATGTCGAATACCTGCTCTTCCCCCGCCTGGCTGCCGTTGGCGAAATCGCCTGGTCGGGAAAAGACCGGAAAGACTGGCCCGGATTCCTGAAACGGTTGGATATATTGACACAACATTACGACTACCTGGGTGTAAACTATGCCCGCTCGATGTTTAACCTCGACCATTTGGTGACCGGCAGTAACGACACCTTGAAAGTTGCCCTCACCTGCATCCGTCCGGATATGGAAGTTCGCTATACCACAGACGGAAGCGAACCGCAGGCCGCCTCCACGCTCTACCAGGATTCATTGATTGTGACTGGCGACCTGACTATCAAGGCTGCCACCTTTATGAACGGTGAGCAGAAAGGGAAAACACTCACTCTCCCGCTCCACTGGAACAAGGCTACAGCCCGTCCCGTAACGAACGGCAACGAACAGAGCTACCGTCTGACAAACGGCCTGAGAGGTAGCGACAAACAGTCCGACTTCGAATGGAGCGGATGGTACGGCAAAGATGCCTCCTTCACGATCGACCTGGGAAAAACAGACTCGTTCGACAAAGTGACGATCGGTTGTATGACGAACTACGGTATGGGAGCCCATCTACCCAAACAGATCATCCTCTCCGTCTCAGACAACAACCAAACGTTCACCCGGATAGCCGAACGCAGCTTCACCCCGGAACAGATCTTCCGTGAAGGTATCCGCATCGAAGACCAGCTCTTCGACAACCTGAAGGCTTCCGGCCGTTACCTCAGGGTCGACTTGAAGAACCCCGGAAAATGCCCCGAAGATCATACGCGACCGGGACAGGGTAGCTGGGTTTATATAGATGAAGTAATTATTAAATAA
- a CDS encoding hybrid sensor histidine kinase/response regulator transcription factor: MLTIGRHIYLCIFIFCCITIAKATPEYYFKQISLKDGLSESMVKCVLMDHEGTIWIGTQFGLNCFDREHVKNYYHEEKDINSIPDNDICFLVEDSLQNLWIATARGLVLYNKEKDCFVPVDSGGSRLYVSSYVLMQDGLLFLGRNKFFKYSYSDKRISALRISTKENAKVLFEKAALFGPDDNRFLLASRWNGLWEYNIQTGNLQRSSLVKEYQIAALLVDSSGCVWVSPYGKGLLGFDREGNKLCHLVAPEKLSYNVILDVKEQDGKIWLATDGGGINIYDKTSGEVTVINHVPGKPGSLSGDSFYCLYNDPDGNMWAGGIRCGLVGLKEVYLKTYRDALLNSAYGLSEKTVSGMYEDKDGTIWLGTDGGGMNRLDPRTGLFRHYPSTYPSKIVSIIDYSSTELLYSCFGGGLYLFNKQTGALKEYSVAYPDKFNMLFKQGKSVHLVRLDEKHFYLLADSVYLYDQSTRRLSAVKHECKGLTVSSLQEFGKGEEFSFLRGETDLFELDYSNNTLNPVYSSADSIGTIAAACKDAKGCFWIGTTIGLFFYNPVNKTVTAVENNRFLGTTSLGFDKAGRLWVGTHNGLYAYTPEDGKIMMFGESDGVYANEYISKPPLMSRSGDMYMAGVIGLVHIKNGIPFPENPDPVIGLSEVTLNGVSMRSNFGSDNNEISVPWNYTSLMAKVIVRENDLMRKKLFRYYIKGAQQEIVESVNHTIAFHALAVGNYEVWVSCIKKNGDWSIPVRLLSIKVTPPWWKTNWFIGGCLLFMIAGLSFIFWLMMKRQENKMIWAMKEHEQRTYEEKIRFLINLNHELRTPLTLIYSPLKRLLGSGEITDTNHSRQLTDILKQTRRVKDIIDMVLDVRKMETGGETLQIRPYRLNEWVREITETFRGEFESRHIRLAYNPDEAVEEVAFDEVKCEMSLSNLIMNALKFSDEGSCVTVSTRLMQGYVRVAVSDEGIGLDHVDISRLFERFYQGEHGRKGSGIGLSYTRLLIELHGGRVGAENNAGKGATFFYELPLEIVTTSIETRPYLNELLALPEIKEDRDTDFSTRKYSVLAVEDDPELRGYLKNTLKEYFKKVYIASDGVEAFEMAIHYLPDLIISDVMMPRMDGFEFCRQLKSNLEVSHIPVVLLTARTDPKSTVLGYKEGADFYLPKPFDLEFLLAIVRNILRNREAVKSRYKEGKEVVSPRNDTISNADEMFMKKLNELISEHLDNPELDVNFVATRMAMSRASLYTKLKALADISIGDYINKFRMARVMELLADKNLTILEVSEKAGFTNQRYFSTVFKQIYGMTPSKYRQEHNC, encoded by the coding sequence ATGTTAACTATTGGGAGACACATATATTTGTGTATATTTATTTTTTGTTGCATTACTATTGCGAAGGCCACTCCTGAGTATTATTTTAAGCAGATATCCCTCAAGGACGGATTATCTGAATCTATGGTGAAATGCGTTTTGATGGATCACGAAGGAACTATCTGGATTGGTACCCAGTTTGGTTTGAATTGTTTTGACCGCGAGCACGTAAAGAATTATTATCATGAAGAGAAAGACATCAATTCTATTCCCGATAATGATATTTGTTTTTTGGTAGAGGATTCTCTTCAAAATTTGTGGATAGCTACAGCGCGGGGATTAGTGTTATACAATAAGGAGAAGGATTGTTTTGTGCCGGTTGATTCGGGTGGTTCCAGGCTATATGTCTCCTCGTATGTGCTGATGCAGGACGGTCTCTTATTTTTGGGGAGGAATAAGTTTTTCAAATATAGTTATTCGGATAAGAGGATTTCTGCTTTACGGATTTCTACAAAGGAAAATGCAAAAGTCCTTTTTGAGAAAGCTGCGTTGTTTGGACCGGATGATAATCGGTTCTTACTGGCTTCCCGTTGGAACGGCCTGTGGGAATACAATATCCAAACCGGAAATTTACAACGTTCTTCTTTAGTCAAAGAGTACCAGATAGCTGCCCTTTTAGTCGATTCTTCCGGATGCGTGTGGGTATCGCCTTACGGAAAAGGGCTTTTAGGATTTGATCGTGAAGGGAACAAACTGTGCCACCTGGTTGCGCCGGAGAAGTTATCCTATAACGTTATTTTGGATGTGAAAGAACAGGATGGTAAAATCTGGCTGGCAACAGATGGCGGAGGAATTAACATCTATGATAAAACGAGCGGAGAAGTGACGGTGATTAATCATGTCCCCGGAAAGCCTGGCTCCTTGTCCGGAGATTCTTTTTATTGCCTGTACAATGATCCTGATGGAAATATGTGGGCGGGTGGCATACGTTGTGGGTTGGTGGGTTTGAAAGAGGTCTATCTGAAAACATACCGGGATGCCCTTTTGAACTCGGCTTACGGGTTGAGTGAAAAGACGGTATCCGGCATGTATGAAGATAAGGACGGAACGATTTGGCTGGGAACTGACGGAGGAGGAATGAATCGTCTGGATCCTCGAACCGGTCTGTTCAGACATTATCCGTCTACGTATCCTTCGAAGATCGTATCGATTATCGATTATAGCTCGACGGAACTTCTTTATTCCTGTTTCGGTGGAGGATTGTACCTTTTTAATAAGCAGACCGGTGCTCTGAAAGAATATTCGGTAGCATATCCCGATAAGTTTAATATGCTGTTCAAACAAGGTAAATCGGTTCATTTGGTCCGGTTGGATGAAAAGCATTTTTATCTGTTGGCGGACAGTGTTTACCTGTATGACCAGTCCACACGACGTTTATCCGCCGTGAAGCATGAATGTAAAGGATTGACAGTCTCGTCCCTTCAGGAGTTCGGCAAAGGAGAAGAGTTCAGCTTCCTGCGTGGCGAAACGGATCTGTTTGAACTGGATTATTCGAATAATACACTAAACCCCGTTTATTCATCCGCCGACTCGATAGGTACGATAGCAGCTGCTTGTAAGGATGCAAAGGGATGTTTCTGGATCGGGACGACGATCGGTCTTTTCTTCTATAATCCGGTGAATAAAACGGTTACCGCTGTAGAGAATAATCGTTTCTTAGGGACTACGTCGCTGGGATTTGATAAAGCTGGGCGTTTATGGGTCGGAACGCATAACGGGTTGTATGCTTATACGCCGGAGGATGGAAAAATAATGATGTTCGGTGAGTCTGACGGTGTGTATGCGAATGAATATATATCGAAACCACCTTTGATGAGCCGTTCGGGAGATATGTATATGGCAGGGGTTATCGGACTGGTTCATATTAAAAACGGCATTCCTTTCCCTGAGAATCCGGACCCCGTCATCGGACTGTCGGAAGTAACGTTGAACGGGGTTTCCATGCGGTCGAATTTTGGTTCGGACAATAACGAAATCTCCGTCCCCTGGAATTATACCTCCCTGATGGCAAAAGTCATTGTGCGCGAAAATGACCTGATGCGGAAAAAACTATTCCGTTATTATATAAAAGGGGCGCAACAGGAGATTGTAGAATCTGTTAATCATACGATCGCTTTTCATGCGTTGGCTGTCGGCAATTATGAGGTATGGGTTTCGTGTATCAAAAAGAATGGCGATTGGAGCATCCCTGTACGACTTCTGTCGATTAAGGTCACTCCGCCCTGGTGGAAAACAAACTGGTTTATCGGCGGTTGTCTGTTATTCATGATAGCCGGGCTGTCTTTCATTTTCTGGCTGATGATGAAACGGCAGGAGAATAAAATGATCTGGGCGATGAAGGAACATGAGCAGCGGACCTATGAAGAGAAGATTCGTTTCCTGATCAATCTGAATCATGAACTACGGACTCCTTTAACCCTTATTTATTCCCCGTTGAAACGTCTGTTGGGATCGGGAGAAATAACCGATACGAACCATAGCAGGCAGTTGACGGATATATTGAAGCAGACACGCCGGGTAAAAGATATTATCGATATGGTGCTGGATGTCCGCAAGATGGAAACGGGCGGGGAGACATTGCAGATCAGGCCCTATCGTCTGAATGAATGGGTGCGTGAGATTACGGAGACTTTCAGAGGAGAGTTTGAGTCCAGGCATATTCGTCTGGCATATAATCCGGATGAAGCGGTGGAAGAGGTGGCATTCGATGAGGTAAAATGTGAAATGTCATTATCCAATCTGATCATGAATGCGTTGAAATTTAGTGATGAAGGCTCCTGTGTCACGGTCTCTACCCGATTGATGCAGGGCTATGTCCGTGTTGCTGTCTCCGATGAGGGGATCGGGCTGGATCATGTCGATATTTCCCGTTTGTTCGAACGTTTCTATCAGGGAGAACATGGACGGAAAGGTTCCGGAATCGGGCTGTCGTATACCCGTTTGCTGATAGAGCTGCACGGAGGCCGTGTAGGAGCAGAGAATAATGCCGGAAAGGGAGCAACTTTCTTCTATGAGTTGCCTTTGGAAATTGTAACGACTTCGATTGAAACCCGGCCTTATCTGAATGAGTTACTGGCATTGCCGGAGATAAAAGAGGATCGGGACACTGATTTTTCGACCCGGAAGTATTCTGTACTGGCGGTGGAGGATGACCCCGAACTTCGTGGTTATCTGAAAAACACATTGAAAGAGTATTTTAAGAAAGTATATATTGCCTCTGATGGTGTCGAAGCTTTTGAAATGGCTATACACTATCTGCCGGATCTTATTATCAGTGATGTGATGATGCCGCGCATGGATGGCTTCGAGTTCTGCCGGCAGCTGAAGAGTAACCTGGAAGTCAGCCATATTCCGGTTGTATTGCTGACGGCGCGGACGGACCCGAAAAGTACGGTTCTGGGGTATAAGGAAGGGGCTGACTTTTATTTGCCGAAGCCTTTCGACCTGGAGTTCCTCCTGGCCATTGTCCGTAATATCCTGCGAAACCGTGAAGCTGTCAAATCCCGTTATAAAGAAGGGAAAGAGGTTGTTTCTCCCAGGAATGACACGATCAGCAATGCGGATGAAATGTTTATGAAGAAGCTGAATGAGTTGATAAGCGAACACCTGGATAATCCGGAACTGGATGTGAACTTTGTGGCGACGCGTATGGCGATGAGCCGTGCTTCTCTGTACACAAAACTGAAAGCACTGGCAGATATCAGTATCGGTGATTATATCAATAAGTTCAGGATGGCACGTGTGATGGAACTGCTGGCGGATAAGAATCTGACTATCCTCGAAGTCTCAGAAAAAGCCGGATTCACCAACCAGCGGTATTTCAGCACGGTATTCAAACAGATATACGGAATGACTCCGTCCAAATACCGTCAGGAACATAACTGTTGA
- a CDS encoding porin family protein: MIRKITIISFLCLAVITGITAQKKFAQEITVGASFGMNFSSVSFNPKVYTKMKQGYNGGLVLRWNTEKNLGLQTELNFSQQGWDEQFDEHPTYKYTRTINYLEIPFFTHIYFGSNKFKFYVNMGPKVGFAIGEKTDLNPDEKNQNAGANNQHDMAIQKKFDWGLCGGPGIELRTGIGYFLLEGRYYYALGDIFNNRKSDYFNKSASQVISARLIYLLPIRK; this comes from the coding sequence ATGATCAGAAAGATAACAATCATATCCTTTCTATGCCTGGCGGTAATAACCGGCATCACGGCACAGAAGAAATTCGCCCAGGAAATAACAGTAGGTGCCTCTTTCGGCATGAACTTCTCTTCCGTCAGCTTCAATCCTAAGGTCTACACCAAGATGAAACAGGGGTACAACGGAGGTCTGGTATTGCGCTGGAACACGGAAAAGAACCTGGGACTGCAGACCGAACTGAATTTCAGCCAGCAGGGATGGGACGAGCAATTCGACGAACACCCGACGTATAAATATACCCGTACGATCAATTATCTGGAGATACCGTTCTTCACCCATATCTATTTCGGCAGCAACAAGTTCAAGTTTTATGTCAACATGGGTCCCAAAGTAGGTTTTGCCATCGGCGAAAAGACCGACCTGAACCCGGATGAGAAAAACCAAAATGCAGGAGCCAATAACCAGCACGATATGGCTATCCAAAAGAAATTCGACTGGGGATTATGCGGAGGACCCGGTATCGAACTCCGTACCGGCATCGGTTATTTCCTGCTTGAAGGACGCTATTATTATGCGTTGGGAGACATCTTCAACAACCGTAAAAGCGACTATTTCAATAAATCTGCCAGCCAGGTTATTTCCGCGCGGCTTATTTATCTGTTGCCTATCCGGAAATAG
- a CDS encoding LysM peptidoglycan-binding domain-containing protein, whose product MNKISIYVLTLCLSFCSVSISSQNNKARIITTNELNDNIFYHTIERGQTVYSIATMYGVTVDDIYRLNPESRESIKAGATLKIPQRDAGSAPMGNAEDNFLYHTIQPKETLYSLSIRYAVPGPDIIEANPGLSTSTFTIGKTIRIPATPIETLPTKEVKSVTKDIEYTVAKKETMYRICRKFNISSTELIKRNPELKNGVKAGMVIKIPVETKETVTETAPVMHERDVNALLSVPKKIERVNMIKVALLLPFMTNEPRPSSNTQRFIEYYEGMLLAVDSLRNSGCSIELSVFDTGNGTKKIKEILKEDALKEANLIIGAVQNDQIAPVAEFAEKNNIKYVIPFTSKNDDVLSNANIFQVNTPHSYLYAKASQASCDLFANDNIILLKVPGTEEKADFIKALKAEMKQRNISWRELTYSADTFPIEMEAMLSKDKRSVIIPTSGSLEALSKFKSPLRMLAETKPEFNITMFGYPEWQTYTNECLDDFFALNTYIYSFFYADNLSPEVSNFYSKYKTWYSKNLINIFPKYGILGFDTGMFFFDAVRKYGANFENNLGNIHYKGIQTCFDFERVNNWGGFINTSTFIVHYQSDYNVTRSEVR is encoded by the coding sequence ATGAATAAGATCAGTATATACGTATTGACGTTGTGCCTGAGTTTCTGCAGTGTTTCAATCTCTTCACAGAACAACAAGGCACGAATTATTACTACTAACGAATTAAATGATAATATATTTTATCATACGATTGAGCGGGGACAGACAGTATACTCAATCGCAACCATGTATGGAGTAACCGTCGATGACATTTACCGTTTGAATCCGGAAAGCCGTGAATCGATCAAAGCGGGTGCAACATTAAAGATCCCGCAGCGCGATGCAGGTTCGGCACCGATGGGTAATGCTGAAGATAATTTCCTGTATCACACCATACAACCGAAAGAAACGCTTTACTCTTTATCTATCCGGTACGCCGTACCCGGACCGGATATCATTGAAGCCAACCCGGGACTGTCTACTTCCACTTTCACAATCGGTAAGACGATCCGTATCCCGGCAACTCCTATCGAGACTCTGCCGACCAAAGAAGTAAAGTCGGTAACCAAAGATATCGAATATACGGTCGCCAAGAAAGAAACAATGTACCGTATCTGCCGGAAATTCAATATATCGAGCACTGAACTGATCAAACGGAACCCGGAACTGAAGAACGGGGTAAAAGCCGGTATGGTCATCAAAATACCGGTAGAGACGAAAGAAACCGTTACGGAAACAGCTCCGGTTATGCATGAGAGAGACGTGAATGCCCTGTTGTCAGTCCCTAAAAAGATCGAGCGGGTCAATATGATCAAGGTAGCCTTATTATTACCGTTCATGACAAATGAACCGAGACCGTCTTCCAACACGCAACGCTTCATCGAATATTACGAAGGTATGTTGCTGGCAGTCGACAGTCTGCGCAATAGCGGCTGCTCGATCGAACTGTCCGTATTCGATACAGGCAACGGAACTAAAAAGATAAAAGAAATCCTGAAAGAAGATGCCTTGAAGGAAGCGAACCTGATCATCGGAGCCGTTCAGAATGACCAGATAGCTCCGGTTGCCGAATTTGCAGAAAAGAACAATATCAAATATGTGATACCGTTCACCTCCAAAAACGATGATGTATTATCCAATGCTAATATATTCCAGGTAAACACGCCTCACTCCTACCTGTATGCCAAAGCATCACAAGCCAGTTGTGACCTGTTTGCCAACGACAACATCATCCTGCTGAAAGTTCCCGGCACCGAAGAAAAGGCGGATTTCATCAAAGCCCTCAAGGCTGAAATGAAACAGCGTAATATATCCTGGCGCGAACTGACCTATTCGGCCGATACATTCCCGATCGAAATGGAAGCCATGCTCAGCAAAGACAAACGTAGCGTCATTATTCCTACTTCCGGCAGCCTGGAAGCCCTGAGCAAGTTCAAGTCGCCTTTGCGTATGCTGGCTGAGACAAAGCCGGAATTTAACATTACGATGTTCGGTTATCCGGAATGGCAGACCTATACCAACGAATGCCTGGATGATTTCTTTGCATTGAATACCTATATATATAGCTTCTTCTATGCAGATAACCTCTCGCCGGAAGTGTCCAACTTCTACTCTAAATATAAGACCTGGTACAGCAAGAACCTGATCAACATATTCCCTAAATATGGTATATTAGGATTCGATACAGGTATGTTCTTCTTTGATGCCGTCCGGAAATACGGTGCTAATTTCGAGAACAACCTGGGTAATATCCATTACAAAGGTATACAGACCTGTTTTGATTTTGAACGGGTAAATAACTGGGGCGGATTCATCAACACCAGTACATTCATCGTTCATTACCAGAGTGATTATAACGTAACACGCAGCGAAGTAAGATGA
- a CDS encoding gliding motility-associated C-terminal domain-containing protein, with protein sequence MQRNFLRRVIGTLCFLLWILAAHAGEYTVTGGQGTPLLVDDDKSQNKNQRLEVYLVYGMDNVQISYTSSSTSHQWYRYKTKRLEAEKIASVQNGTTSVVSNVEEGYGYFVEESGLSEAYVWIIDYSKYLFEITGLYVNAERSTCDYMYLNGSAKMPEMKYNYPQTGYSATVEREFEVTYQTMKKTEDETSYITETVTEIINDPFNDPLPAPLCDTDVTLKGDLFARHFGVEKTMTADVYQAVAVEAVIQVDTLLYSNAPNMVVKGDSLSAPVEFNFKAVTNTPVAALFKWLIYRKDDTGETEGTKLIESNEEEMNYLFNQNGTYTVHLSVSDRTSQCTWEPDAPITITISDSFIDVPNAFSPGTSPGINDEFRVAYRSLTNFKCWIFNRWGVQMYYWTDPSQGWDGKKGGKYVAPGVYFYVIEATGSNGKTIKKKGSINILRSKEIQDEIIEE encoded by the coding sequence ATGCAAAGGAATTTTTTAAGAAGAGTGATCGGGACGCTCTGTTTTTTGTTATGGATACTTGCAGCACATGCCGGAGAATATACAGTGACAGGAGGGCAGGGGACACCTTTGCTGGTGGATGATGATAAGTCTCAGAACAAGAATCAGCGTTTGGAGGTATATCTTGTTTATGGTATGGATAATGTCCAAATCAGCTATACTTCTTCCTCAACTTCTCATCAATGGTACAGATATAAAACAAAAAGACTGGAAGCCGAAAAGATTGCTTCCGTTCAGAATGGAACAACCTCTGTTGTCAGTAACGTGGAGGAGGGTTATGGCTATTTTGTAGAAGAAAGCGGACTTTCTGAAGCGTATGTCTGGATTATTGATTATAGTAAATATCTTTTTGAAATAACCGGACTTTATGTAAATGCGGAGCGTAGTACCTGCGATTATATGTATCTGAACGGAAGCGCAAAGATGCCGGAAATGAAGTATAATTATCCTCAGACCGGTTATTCGGCAACCGTGGAACGTGAGTTTGAAGTCACTTACCAGACGATGAAGAAGACGGAAGATGAGACTTCGTATATCACGGAAACCGTAACGGAAATTATCAACGATCCATTCAATGATCCGCTGCCTGCTCCTTTGTGTGATACGGATGTAACTTTGAAAGGTGATTTGTTCGCCCGCCATTTCGGAGTGGAGAAAACAATGACGGCCGATGTCTATCAAGCCGTGGCGGTTGAAGCTGTGATACAGGTAGATACTTTGCTATATTCGAATGCTCCTAACATGGTCGTGAAAGGAGATAGCCTTTCGGCTCCGGTAGAGTTTAATTTTAAGGCGGTAACCAATACGCCGGTTGCAGCCTTGTTCAAATGGCTGATATACCGGAAAGATGATACCGGAGAAACGGAAGGAACGAAACTGATTGAGTCTAATGAAGAGGAAATGAACTATCTGTTCAACCAAAACGGTACTTATACGGTTCATTTAAGTGTGTCCGATCGTACTTCCCAGTGTACATGGGAGCCTGATGCACCGATTACTATAACGATATCGGATTCCTTTATCGATGTCCCGAATGCTTTTTCGCCCGGTACATCACCCGGCATAAATGACGAGTTTAGGGTCGCTTATCGCTCCCTTACTAATTTCAAGTGTTGGATATTCAATCGGTGGGGAGTACAGATGTATTATTGGACGGACCCGTCGCAAGGCTGGGACGGCAAGAAAGGGGGGAAATACGTGGCTCCCGGAGTTTATTTCTATGTGATAGAGGCTACCGGTTCAAACGGTAAGACGATAAAGAAAAAAGGTTCAATTAACATTCTTAGATCAAAAGAAATTCAAGATGAAATTATCGAAGAATAG